Within the Dolichospermum compactum NIES-806 genome, the region GCGTAGTTCTCCAAGAAGACTTTTTATTTAATGGTTCAATCTTGGAAAACATCACATTAGGAAATACAGATATTACCTCAGAACAAGTTGTCGAAGCCGCCAGATTAGCAGTAGCCCATGACTTCATTAGTCAACTACCTTACGGCTATGAAAACAACGTGGGAGAAAGAGGAACAGCATTATCTGGAGGGCAAAGACAACGCATAGCATTAGCCAGATTATTCCTAGCATCTGCACCAATTCTCATCTTAGATGAAGCCACCAGCGCCTTAGATAGTGAAACCGAACAACAAGTATTACAAAACCTCAAAAATGTTTCCTCTAACCGCACAGTGTTCTTAATTGCCCACCGCTTTGCCCCCCTCAAACGTGCTGATTTAATCTTAGTCATGGAAAAAGGAGTAATAGCCGAAAGAGGAACACATTTAGAACTCTTAAAACAAAAAGGTTTGTATTGGTCACTTTATCAAAGACAACAAGCGAATATTTAAGATTTATCTCCGCGTCTCCGCGCCTCTGCATGAGAAAGAAATTTAATCCAAAACATTCAAACCCAAAGCTACAGCCCCCCATAAAGGTGCATCATCACCCAATAATGCCCGCACAACCTCAAAATTTACCTCTGGGAGTGCGGTTTCCCTAGCCACTTTTCGCACCACAGTCCAGAAATTATCCCCAGCTTTGGTGACACCACCACCTAAAACAAACCGTTGGGGGTTCATGAGGTTGGCGACATTACCAATACCGACCCCCAAAGCCCAAGCACCCCTATATAATACTTCTTGTGCTATTTCATCTCCGTTGGCTGCTGCGGTGCTGACGACTTTGCCTGTAAGTAAGTTAAGATCATTACCAGTCAAATACCTGAGTACGTCTCCCCTGATTTTACCGTTAGTGCTGGGTGGTTCTTTCTCCAACATTTCCCGGGCATTTTGCGCCATGTAGGGACCAGAAGCTAAACGTTCTACACATCCCCGTTTTCCACATAAGCATAATGGACCTCTAGGATCAACCACCATGTGTCCAATTTCTCCCGCCATGCCTAATGCGCCTCGCCAGGGTTTACCGTCAAGTATCCAGCCTCCACCGACACCTGTACTAATGGTAATGTAAAATAAGCTATCATATCCTTGACCAGCCCCAAAACGATGTTCACCAACAGCAGCAACGTTAGCATCATTATCTATACTGGCGGGTGCGTGATAATCCTCTTCGAGGATTTGTTTCAGGGGAACATTTTCCCAGCCAGGAACGTGATGAGATAAGCGGACTAAACCTGTGGTGGCATCCACTGGACCACCAAAGCTGACACCAATAGTATCCGGTTTCCTTCCTTTTAGCACGGAATCAATAAGCGATCGCATAATTTCCAAATCAGTCAAAGCATCACCATTTGTAGGAGAAAATCGTGATTCATGATCCAACCACTCCTTCCCACCAGCCTTAACTGTTGCTGCTGCCAATTTTGTCCCGCCAAAGTCTAGAGCTAAAATTAATGTCATATTATTAAAAATAAGAGGTTTACGAAACAACCATCAACCATTCACCATTATTACTTAATAACAATTTTGCTGTAGTTCATTATGAAACCGTCTTCGCTATTTGGATATAAAATATTTGTATATCCATCATGCTTATGTCCTATATGTAACCTAATTCATTACATTTGTAAATACAATCATAGTCATCCTCAATTTCTGTTAGACTATGGACATTGTTAAATTTCATGAAGAATAAATTAATACAAAGATGTATTTTTGTAGAATTCACCTAATTAATTAGGTTAGACTGGAATCAAAATACATGATTAGTTTAAGATAAAAATCTACATCTTTATATTTTTTTAGCAACCAATTGAGAATATTTCGCAATATGGATAAATTAAGATATAATTTACTAACTGCTAAATCTATGCCATTCGGTATCCATCAAACAAGTCATAAATTAGCCGTAACCATTCTAGAAATAACTTCTATAAATTATAAAATAATACTGTATTTTTAATTATTGTATCTTTTTGAATAGTTTTTGAGATATTTTTTTGAATAGGATTTATTTAAGCATACGCAACTTTAAAAATCAGGATTTTATCTAAACATTGACCATTAAATTTTTACTTGAGTAAGTGTAAATGAATAAACTTTTTTGTGCAGATAATTCACGGGAAATCCAAGAAGATATAATTGGTAGTGCCACCAACTACCAAACCTACATTTTAATAGAATGTCCTACCCCTTGGGTTTATGAAGCCTTTGAATCTAAATGGGTACCAGATAACTTACGCACTTTAATAGAAGATGTAAACCGCGCCCAACTACCAATTCGGTTTCTATTAATTGCCAATGATGAATCCCATAAAGTCCAAGAAACAACCCTATTAATTTATCAACAGCAACAGGGATTAAGTCAAGGATACCGAAAACAAGAATTTAAATTACCAAATATTGAACAAGTCGCCGGAATTGTCAGTAAATGGTTAGCAGGGATGAGTGTTGATTATGAAATAGAATCCAGTATTACCAGAGATATCTTAATATGTACTCATGGTAGCCATGATCAATGTTGTGCTAGATATGGCAATCCTTTTTACTTTTACTCTCAAAATACAATTGCTGATTTACAGTTAAATCACATCAGAATTTGGAAATCAAGTCATTTTGGAGGACATAGATTTGCTCCTACAGCCATAGATTTTCCCCAAGGAAGATATTATGGTATCCTCGATCAAGATACCCTGAAATCAATTCTCACCCATACTGGGGATATACAATGTTTACATAAAGTTTATCGTGGTTGGGGAATATTGCCAAATCCTCTCCAAATCTTGGAAAGAGAACTCATGCTGCGTTTAGGTTGGGATTGGTTTAACTATCAAATAACAGGTAAAATCATCGAAAAAAGCTTAGATAATCATACAATTATTGGTGAGTTAAGTTTTGAACAACCTGACGGTACTCTCTACACTTATCACGCCAAACTTATCAAAGATGATGTGAAAACACAAACAGTAAAGGTTTCTTGTCATGCCACCAAAGAAACAGTATGTTTGAAATATGCTATCTCTAATCTTTGGCTGGTAGCGAAGAAAGTGGCAACTTATAGTTAAAATATGGCAGGAGTTAGGAGTCAGGAGTCAGGAGTCAGAAGTAAAACTGACTGTACGGCTTTAAATTTAGATCCTGTACCTCATTAATTTAAGTACATACTTAAAAGAAAACTATACTCCTGTATAAAATTAAATTTTATGGAGTAGGAAAATAAAAAAATGTCTAACAACCGTTCTGGAATCTTTATTGGTGGTTTGATGTTAGGAGCAGCTATAGGTACTTTAGCAGGTTTACTAGTTGCACCGCGTACAGGACGCGAAACCCGTAAACTAATTAAAAAATCTGCCAATGCTATCCCCGAATTAGCGGAAGATATTTCTACCAGTGTGCAAATTCAGGCAGATCGTCTTTCTAGTAGTACCCTGGAAAACTGGGAAGAAACTGTAGATAGATTGCGAGAAGCGATCGCAGTTGGCATAGATGCTACCCAGCGCGAAAGCCAAAGTTTCAACAAACAAAATACTGTTGATATCAGCAGCACCCCAGACGATACCGATTCCCTGACTGAAAAACTAGAACGTTCATAAATGCCATAACCGTGATTGATCCTTTATTTTGGCTGGGACTATCCATCCTCCTAGTTACTGCCAGTGTAACAACCGTTTTAGTGGCAGCCATCCCCGCTTTGCAGGAATTAGCCCGTGCTGCTCGTAGTGCCGAGAAATTCTTTGACACCCTTTCACGGGAGTTACCACCCACTCTCAACGCCATTCGCAACACCAGCATAGAAATAACGGACTTAACTGAAGATGTTAGTGAAGGTGTCAAAAGTGCTAGTCAAGTTGTTAAACAATTTGATCAAAGCCTGGACAATGCCAAAAAACAAGCAGAAAGTATGCAAATCGGCACTCGTAGCGTCCTAGTTGGCTTGAAAGCCGCTTGGAAAAGTTTCACACGCCCAAAAAATACCAGGAAAAATCCAAAAACACTTATCAATCCAAAAATCGAATGAGAAACTACCTAAATATACAGCAGGAGTCAGGAGTCAGGAGTGAAAATGGTTTGAGGTATGTTCTAATTTCTCGATCAGATTTTGTTGAGATACCTAAATATTAGAGTAAAGTAAAGAAGTGTAAAGAAATATCATTTTTACATTACGCTTTAAAAAGCACTTGTTACATTATCCTTCTGAATTTTATAGTATAAAAACGTTCATGCACCTGTGTTTTTGGCGACGAATTTTAGTATCAATTGCCGCATTTTGCTTTATTGGCTCAATTTGGGCAATTAATTCCCCATCAGCCCTAGCTTATGAAAATCCCGATTTACTCCCCAGCTTTGTCACACCAGTAGTAGATTTAGCAAAAACTCTCCCTGACCCCCAGGAAGAAAAGCTAGTTAAAGAATTAGAACAGTTTGAAACTGACACTGGTTGGAAACTGCGCGTCTTAACTCAGTACGACCGTACCCCAGGTAGAGCAGTGATTAAATATTGGGGTTTAGATGATAAGAGTATTCTCTTGGTAGCAGATGCCCGTGGTGGTAACATCCTCAGTTTTAGTGTGGGTGATGCAGTTTATGAATTCTTACCTCGCACCTTCTGGATTGAACTACAAACCCGCTTTGGTAACTTATACTTTGTTCGTGAAGAAGGAGAAGATCAAGCCATTCTCCAGGCTCTAAATTCAGTTAAAGGTTGTTTACTTAAAGGTGGCTGTAACGTCGTTCCTGGGCTACCTAGAGAACAATGGATACTCACCCTTGTTACCTCCGCTGTTGGCGGGATTATTTGTGGTTTTGCCGCTCAACCCCGTGACGATAAAAAAATAGTTGCTTGGCAATGGGCATTAATTTTCTCACCTTTATGGGGAATGTTATTTATTGCCTTTGGTATTGCTCCAGTTATTACCCGGACAACCGATTGGTTGCCTCTAGTCCGCAATATTTCCGCTTTTGCCATTGGTGCTTTAGTAGCTTATTTATCTCCGATGCTGAATCGGACTTTCCCCGGTGCTGAATCCTGAAAAGTGACTGGGGAATAGAGATTAGGAAGGGAAATTTGCAATTTTACAGTTCAAAATCCAAAATACTGATAAGCTGAAGGCTAATATATAAGAAGCTAAATAGCAATGGAATGGCACGTAACTGATGCTCAAAGTTTGGCAATTATTGATAATGAAATTGGTGATCATATTTTTTCACCAGCAGAGTATGAAATCGTCCGTCGCGTAGTTTACGCTACAGCCGATCTTGAGTATAAATGCTTGATTCGGTTTTCAGAACAAGCATTACAAGCTGGAGCAGCCGCCTTAGCTACGCGAACTACTATTGTGGTAGATGCGCCAATGGTACAGGTGGGTATATCCCACGATATTCAAAATACGTTTGCTAATCCAGTGTATTGCAGTATGGAAGCACTAACACGACCCCAAAAGGAAAAAACCCGTGCAGCTTGGGGTATTGAAACTCTGGCTAGGCGTTATCCAGAAGGGATATTTGTAGTTGGTCAAGCACAAACAGCTTTAACTGCACTGGTGGAATTAATTGAAGCGGAAGAAATTAGACCCGCTTTAATAGTTGCTACCCCAGCAGGTTTTATCAATTCAAAAATTGTAAAAGAACGATTACAAGAATCCTTAGTTCCTTATATTACTGTTGAAGGTCGCAAGGGTAGCGCTGTCGTAGCTGCTGCTATTGTTGATGGTTTAGTGGATTTGGCTTGGCAAGTATACGGACAAGATAGAAATGTAGGGGGATGAAGGAGGGGCAGGGGGCAGGGGTAATTCTTCCTTCTTTATCCTGACTCCTGACTCCGTTCGGAGTTCGGCGAAGGAGTTCGGCGAAGGCTCACTCGATCTGATGACGCTCACGGCGAAACCTGACTCCTGACGAAGGGCGCAGGCCCTGCGCCCCTACCTCCTATTTCCCGAACGACGGCGGGGTCTTCTTTCTTGGTCTGCACGTAAGCGCACACTAACTTCATTGAAAAAATCTCTGCGGACATAGGGGTAATCACTTACCCACAAATCACGACTAGGAATATATATATCGCTGAATTCTTCAATGCTGCTTAAATCAGCAGTATTTGACATGACAATCATTTCAGCTATTTGTCCACGAGCAATGACTTTATAAGCGTTACGTAGTGGAGCTTCAAACTCCACCGTAAATCCCGTGTCGTCGCCTATTTCTAAGTTAATCCGCTTTTCGCGGTTTTCGATGATGACTAATTCACCTTTACTATTAACGGTTTCCTGTTTACCCATCAACCTATCTGTAATCCACCAGTTTAACACTCGTCCCCGAAAAAAGCCACTGTATTTGTACCTGCGACATTTTCTATTGCGGATACTTGCTTGGAATATGGGATACCAAAGCCAAAAGAAAGCACCAAATACTCCAAAAAAGAATATAAATCCAAATTCTAATCTAAACAAGAATTGTATCAGCAGTAGTACAGCCAAGATAACTACAGAAACTAGTATCCGTTGCACAAAACTGCTTACTTTCCCCCAATAGTATTTATATTGTGGTCCAGAGGCAATTAGGGGGATGATTTGTTCAAATTTTTGGCGAGTTAAGGGAACGAGCATATTTTACATTTTGGATTTTGGATTTTAGATTTTGGATTGGAAAATCACCAATCGAAAATTGCTAACAGTT harbors:
- a CDS encoding TPM domain-containing protein, whose translation is MHLCFWRRILVSIAAFCFIGSIWAINSPSALAYENPDLLPSFVTPVVDLAKTLPDPQEEKLVKELEQFETDTGWKLRVLTQYDRTPGRAVIKYWGLDDKSILLVADARGGNILSFSVGDAVYEFLPRTFWIELQTRFGNLYFVREEGEDQAILQALNSVKGCLLKGGCNVVPGLPREQWILTLVTSAVGGIICGFAAQPRDDKKIVAWQWALIFSPLWGMLFIAFGIAPVITRTTDWLPLVRNISAFAIGALVAYLSPMLNRTFPGAES
- a CDS encoding phosphate ABC transporter permease is translated as MLVPLTRQKFEQIIPLIASGPQYKYYWGKVSSFVQRILVSVVILAVLLLIQFLFRLEFGFIFFFGVFGAFFWLWYPIFQASIRNRKCRRYKYSGFFRGRVLNWWITDRLMGKQETVNSKGELVIIENREKRINLEIGDDTGFTVEFEAPLRNAYKVIARGQIAEMIVMSNTADLSSIEEFSDIYIPSRDLWVSDYPYVRRDFFNEVSVRLRADQERRPRRRSGNRR
- a CDS encoding precorrin-8X methylmutase, which translates into the protein MEWHVTDAQSLAIIDNEIGDHIFSPAEYEIVRRVVYATADLEYKCLIRFSEQALQAGAAALATRTTIVVDAPMVQVGISHDIQNTFANPVYCSMEALTRPQKEKTRAAWGIETLARRYPEGIFVVGQAQTALTALVELIEAEEIRPALIVATPAGFINSKIVKERLQESLVPYITVEGRKGSAVVAAAIVDGLVDLAWQVYGQDRNVGG
- a CDS encoding ROK family protein, translating into MTLILALDFGGTKLAAATVKAGGKEWLDHESRFSPTNGDALTDLEIMRSLIDSVLKGRKPDTIGVSFGGPVDATTGLVRLSHHVPGWENVPLKQILEEDYHAPASIDNDANVAAVGEHRFGAGQGYDSLFYITISTGVGGGWILDGKPWRGALGMAGEIGHMVVDPRGPLCLCGKRGCVERLASGPYMAQNAREMLEKEPPSTNGKIRGDVLRYLTGNDLNLLTGKVVSTAAANGDEIAQEVLYRGAWALGVGIGNVANLMNPQRFVLGGGVTKAGDNFWTVVRKVARETALPEVNFEVVRALLGDDAPLWGAVALGLNVLD
- a CDS encoding sucrase ferredoxin, coding for MNKLFCADNSREIQEDIIGSATNYQTYILIECPTPWVYEAFESKWVPDNLRTLIEDVNRAQLPIRFLLIANDESHKVQETTLLIYQQQQGLSQGYRKQEFKLPNIEQVAGIVSKWLAGMSVDYEIESSITRDILICTHGSHDQCCARYGNPFYFYSQNTIADLQLNHIRIWKSSHFGGHRFAPTAIDFPQGRYYGILDQDTLKSILTHTGDIQCLHKVYRGWGILPNPLQILERELMLRLGWDWFNYQITGKIIEKSLDNHTIIGELSFEQPDGTLYTYHAKLIKDDVKTQTVKVSCHATKETVCLKYAISNLWLVAKKVATYS
- a CDS encoding YtxH domain-containing protein, encoding MSNNRSGIFIGGLMLGAAIGTLAGLLVAPRTGRETRKLIKKSANAIPELAEDISTSVQIQADRLSSSTLENWEETVDRLREAIAVGIDATQRESQSFNKQNTVDISSTPDDTDSLTEKLERS